In Tsuneonella amylolytica, one genomic interval encodes:
- the fdhD gene encoding formate dehydrogenase accessory sulfurtransferase FdhD, with protein sequence MRRILGAALAGGRSSRFGSDKAVALWRGRSLLDHTLEALRTTCADVVVCGPDADRRCALALTDRPADGLGPLGGLCAALVHARDHGFDSVLTAPVDSHPVPDGLAGLLGGELPAVVDGHWLFGLWPAALADDLEQHLLAGHRSVRSWLKASDARVVPLPGPPPVNVNTPAALAALETGAALGAGGETHSLRELRFADGVIEDRARVVPVEAPVGIEFNGIGYAVMMATPVDLEDFVVGFSIGEGLADRGEIDAVDILPLDGGWLARANLPARSLPRVLERARSRVSESGCGICGIESIAAALAPLEPVSAPPRADAAAVYRGLRTLSDRQPLGRATGAAHAAAFCSPDGEILCVREDVGRHNALDKLIGALAREGLDHTDGFVLLSARCSQELVEKTVRAGIPMLATISAPSSLAIGRAREGRLTLLALARDDSALVVNDPCGLFAPARG encoded by the coding sequence GTGCGACGCATCCTTGGGGCCGCGCTCGCCGGCGGGCGGAGCAGCCGGTTCGGCAGCGACAAGGCGGTCGCCTTGTGGCGGGGCAGAAGCTTGCTGGATCACACGCTGGAGGCGCTGCGGACGACGTGCGCCGACGTCGTGGTCTGCGGGCCCGACGCCGACCGTCGCTGTGCACTCGCGCTGACCGATCGCCCCGCTGACGGGTTGGGGCCGCTGGGTGGCCTGTGCGCCGCGCTCGTCCATGCGCGCGATCACGGCTTCGACTCGGTGCTTACCGCGCCGGTCGACAGCCATCCGGTGCCGGACGGTCTTGCCGGCCTGCTCGGCGGCGAGCTGCCGGCAGTTGTGGACGGACACTGGTTGTTCGGGCTCTGGCCCGCGGCGCTCGCCGACGATCTCGAACAGCATCTTCTCGCGGGCCATCGTTCGGTCCGCTCGTGGCTGAAAGCGAGCGATGCGCGTGTCGTCCCGCTCCCCGGACCGCCGCCGGTCAACGTGAACACGCCCGCTGCCCTCGCGGCGCTGGAGACGGGGGCAGCCCTAGGCGCAGGCGGCGAGACCCACTCCTTGCGCGAATTGCGGTTCGCGGACGGAGTGATCGAGGACCGCGCGAGGGTCGTCCCGGTCGAGGCGCCGGTGGGGATCGAGTTCAACGGCATCGGCTATGCCGTGATGATGGCGACCCCGGTCGACCTGGAGGATTTCGTCGTCGGCTTCTCGATCGGCGAGGGGCTGGCGGACAGAGGCGAGATCGACGCCGTCGATATCCTGCCGCTGGACGGGGGCTGGCTCGCTCGCGCCAACCTTCCGGCGCGGAGCCTGCCGCGGGTGCTGGAGCGGGCACGCAGCCGGGTTTCGGAAAGCGGATGCGGCATTTGCGGCATCGAATCGATCGCCGCCGCGCTCGCGCCGCTGGAGCCCGTTTCCGCCCCGCCTCGCGCGGATGCGGCCGCGGTGTACCGGGGCTTACGCACGTTGTCGGATCGCCAGCCGCTTGGGCGGGCAACCGGGGCAGCCCATGCGGCGGCCTTCTGCAGCCCGGACGGCGAAATCCTTTGCGTGCGCGAGGACGTGGGCCGCCACAACGCACTCGACAAGCTGATCGGCGCACTGGCGCGCGAGGGCCTGGACCATACGGACGGTTTCGTCCTCCTGTCGGCGCGGTGCAGCCAGGAACTCGTCGAGAAGACGGTGCGGGCAGGTATCCCGATGCTGGCGACGATCAGCGCGCCTTCGAGCCTCGCCATAGGGCGTGCGCGCGAAGGGCGGCTGACGCTGCTCGCGCTGGCCCGCGACGACAGCGCGCTCGTCGTGAACGATCCCTGCGGCCTGTTCGCTCCGGCGCGAGGGTGA